The DNA sequence tattatactCGATTTGTGAcactcaaaaatcaaaataccaaaGCCAAAAGCCAACGTTGCAATGAAAAGCGTCATTTCCTTTGTAATTAAACGCCACGTCAGCTATCCGAAAATCATACTAATATTCAATCCCAACCGTCGATTCACAAATCCTACGGCAGAAAACCAACACCACAAATTCACTCAGATCGCCATCTCATCCGTTCATCACCGCCAAATCCAACCGCCAAAAACATTTCCCCCAAATccccaaaaattcaaatctcCCTCCTCTCCCCCAATTCCTCCCCCTTCAAAACCCCTGCGAAATCGAGATCCTCACACCACAAATTCCATCTCCTCAACTCATCAATTCAGCCacaaatctctctctctaattcgACAATGTCCGGGCGCGGCAAGGGCGGCAAGGGGCTGGGCAAGGGCGGAGCGAAGCGGCACCGCAAAGTGCTTCGCGACAACATCCAGGGGATCACGAAGCCGGCGATCCGGCGCCTGGCGAGGAGAGGCGGCGTGAAGCGGATCAGCGGCCTCATCTACGAGGAGACCAGAGGAGTCCTCAAGATATTTCTGGAGAACGTCATCAGAGACGCGGTGACGTACACCGAGCACGCTAGGAGGAAGACTGTCACTGCGATGGATGTCGTCTACGCTCTGAAGAGGCAGGGCCGCACGCTCTACGGCTTCGGCGGCTGAGATTTTCTCtaatttgttgaatttctgctgtgattttgatatttttagaaGCTGAAATCGTTGATGGTTGTAGATCTGGTGTTTTACTATCTTAATTCATCTATGGAAGAGATATCTTGTTGAGGAAATGGCTttttatttcacaattttaattttttctctgtATTTCACTAAGAATTTCTCATTTCACCTAAATAAGCACTGAAATCTTGTTGAAATTGTTGTATTGAAATCTGATCGAGTGGCGGAGCTTGAGGTGGAGCTTTCCGTTGCAATTTGCAGGAACAGCCCGATCAGTAAATGGATGATAGGTTTGATTTCTATTCTCTCTCAAATAGGGTAGTGAATTGGATCAATTGCTGTGTGATTGAAGAATGATGAAATTGGGGATTGGATAAGCTGCTGTTATTGTAGATTTGTTTGATTAGATTAATTTGTAGCTACAAAATGTCTTTGATGTGCAGATTTTTTTTGACATGAATAATTGAGGTTCTTTGCTGCTTCAAATGTGAATCAGTAGTTTTGATGTGTTGAAGACAATAATTTGCTGGAAATTGAAaatcatatgaaaatttggtCCCTTGTATGCTGGTTATAGAGCTTGATATACTCCAAAGTGTTCATTTCTTTGTGTGATCTTTGCACATTCAATTCATGTCTTgctattttgttaaaatttggTAGGATTGCCGGAGAGACCCTGAAACCTCTTGTCACTATCGGCCGCCACTGAATTGGCAGGAGTACGAGCCTGCATCGGCTAACTGCTGCTGAAATGGGATCCGAGTTGTTGCGGTTGGTGTGCCTGTATGCCACTACAGGTAGTAGCCCTTTCAATATGTTTACCTGGTGTTTTGAATTATCTTCTCGGATTAGGTAAAACTGTTGAGTCGAAATCGGACttctagtagtagtatactGTATGAGACAAGAATGAACATCTAGAAAAGCATGAGATTTTCTTTACTAAcaagttttcttcaaataaaaGTGTCAGATTATATTGAATGGGCTTCAATAGGTTCATTTCTTTATGTGATCTATGCATCTGCAATTCTTGTCTTGATTGATGGTATGAAACAGTGGGATTATTCCAATTTCCATCTCATGTTTTGTGTCATTCATGAAACTGAGTTTTTCTGTACAAAAAGGGTAAAAAACTGTGTGGTCATGGTGTGATTCATGAGTTTGATTTTGTACAAAAGTTTGCACaaaaagagataataaaactAGTAACATCCATTTATGGATTCCTTTCCTTGCTTCATCACCCGATTAATGAGCTTTTCCCCTCTCATCCTCTGCTGCTGCAGCACCAGCACGGATGCCGTGCTCCCGAAGTCCGGCGCCGCGAGTATGTCCCCAACGACACCGAGCTCGGGGCACTCGCTCCACTCCCCGAGGCCCAGCAGTATCTGGGACTGGTGGTTCCTCCCCACGATCAACAAGTCGAAGCAGTTCTCGAGCGCCCTGAGGGATGAGGCCAGCCCCACTCCATCCTTCACCACCTGCTCCTGATAAACGAAGTCCTGGTTCTCGATGTTCTGTTGCCTCACCTCGTCGATCAGGGAGTTGTCGTGCTTCCGCTCGCGGGCCGAGTCGCAGCCGTAGAGGAGGTACCGGATCACGGTCAGCGTCGCGTTGTCGTGCCCCGCGATCCGGGCGCCGTACCAGAGGGACTCGGCGTCGTCGGCCCCGCCGATGTAGATGACCGCCACGCGGTACGTGAACTGGCTGCTGAGGATGGAGAGCTGCCCCGTGAGGACCCCCCGGTCGACGAGGATCCCCACGGAGCAGGGCGCGTGCTCGAGCACCTTCACGTTCATGCTCTGCACGCACTTGTTGATGGACCCGATGGACCCGTCGATCTCCCAGTGCTTGTGGAAGGGGAGGATGATCACCGTCGCGCTCTCGTCCATCGCCACCCGGAAGATGTCGTCGTGCACCGTCTGCAGCGGCGACACGATGCTGAAGGGCTGGATGGTCACGCACGTCTGGTTGTAGAGCTCGTACTGGCGGAGCGCGCTCACGATCTGGTTCGACCTCGCGTTGTTCGGGTCGAGCGAGCGCGTCGTCTGGTGCGAGACCAGCATCCCGGTGATCCGGCCCACGACCTCCTCGAGGACCACCGCGACGACCCCTATCGGGCTCATCTCGGTCGCGTGGGAGGCCTCGAGGAGGTTGACCATCGTCGGGACGTTATCCTGGTTGTGGATGCAGAGCAAGATCCGCAGCCCGGCCTCGCGCTTCGAGTGCTGGATAGTCCTCCGCTTCGTGGGCATGATCCGCCGGGCCGGGTCATAGAGAAGCCGGATCAGCGGCGTGATCACCGCCATCACGCCGACGACGGAGATCACGCTGAGGGCGAACTCCTGATCCGTGAGGATCCCGCCGTCGCGCCACAGATTGAACATGAGGAGCTCGGAGATGCCCCTCGCGTTCAATACGAGGCCGACGACGACGGAGTCTTGTAGGCCGATGTTACAGAATCTGGAGGCGATCACGATGGCCAGAATTTTAGTGATGCAGCAGGAAGTGATGACAAATGCCAAGATTGCAAAGCTCCGGAGATTGATGCTGAAGATGTTTGTCTTGATGCCACTTGTGGTCAGGAAGGTCGGGTAGAGGAACTTCCCGATGGGAAGGTCGAGCTTCGAGATCATCGGGGCGCCTAAAGGAGGCCCGTCCGGGGTGATGAAGCCGAGCACGAGGGGCCCCAGCATGAAGTGCTGCCCGATCACCTCAGTGATGAGTCCAACAATGAGAATGCAAGTGAAACAAGTGAAGACATAGTTATGCCCCAATGGCTTCCCTGCGGGGATTTTCTTCACTAACTTGAGAATCTGAGGCCTAATGATGAGAACCATTATGCTGACGAAGAGGAAGGCCGATCCGAGCGCTTGGACCGATTTCTTGACATCGAAGGCGGATTGGAGCACGCCCGCCATGGTGATGAAGAGGCACATCCCGACGAGGTCGGTGAACATGGCCGTGGAGCTAGCGATGCGGCCGAGGTCGGAGCTGGCCATCTTGAGCTCGATGAGGAGGCACGAGACGTTGGCGAAGGCGGTGAGGCACTGGGCGGCCCCGAAGAAGGGGAGGGCCTTGGCGAGTGACTTGTCCATGGCGACGTGGGTGGCGAGGAAGATCGTCAGCCACAGCGAGAACACGAGCGTCACGAAGATGGCCGTGAAGCCGAGCACCACGGCCTGCCTCTCCGGCCTGACCATCATCCTCGTGTCGGTGCGCACCCCGATGGCGAAGAGGAAGAACATGATGCCGAACACGGCCACGGTCTCGAGCGTGAGCATGCTTCTGGCCGGGAACAGGATGGACCCCATGATGCCGTCGTGCCCGAGCACCGAGGGCCCGAACAATATGCCGCCCTGCGCGGGGAAAAACGGGAATCAGTTATAATTCGTTACTGTCTCCGGTCCTCCGGGGAGGGACGGGGCTTACGAGGATTTGCGCGACGATGGAGGACTGGCCGAGGGGGCGGAGGAAGATCTCGATGAGCAACGAGGCGAGGGAGATGGCGGcgagctggaggaggatgaggGGAAGGGAGAAGTTTAATGGATTGCGGGTGATCCAGATTCCGAATGTGGCAACGTTGTCTTTGTATTGACACACGATGTTTCTGTTTCCTTCGGCTATGTTTCCTGCCATTGTAGGTTCCATGGCTTTGTCTTTttcttgttgtttttcttctttttggaTGATTTT is a window from the Salvia hispanica cultivar TCC Black 2014 chromosome 1, UniMelb_Shisp_WGS_1.0, whole genome shotgun sequence genome containing:
- the LOC125200566 gene encoding histone H4, producing MSGRGKGGKGLGKGGAKRHRKVLRDNIQGITKPAIRRLARRGGVKRISGLIYEETRGVLKIFLENVIRDAVTYTEHARRKTVTAMDVVYALKRQGRTLYGFGG
- the LOC125200552 gene encoding cation/H(+) antiporter 15-like isoform X1; amino-acid sequence: MGSILFPARSMLTLETVAVFGIMFFLFAIGVRTDTRMMVRPERQAVVLGFTAIFVTLVFSLWLTIFLATHVAMDKSLAKALPFFGAAQCLTAFANVSCLLIELKMASSDLGRIASSTAMFTDLVGMCLFITMAGVLQSAFDVKKSVQALGSAFLFVSIMVLIIRPQILKLVKKIPAGKPLGHNYVFTCFTCILIVGLITEVIGQHFMLGPLVLGFITPDGPPLGAPMISKLDLPIGKFLYPTFLTTSGIKTNIFSINLRSFAILAFVITSCCITKILAIVIASRFCNIGLQDSVVVGLVLNARGISELLMFNLWRDGGILTDQEFALSVISVVGVMAVITPLIRLLYDPARRIMPTKRRTIQHSKREAGLRILLCIHNQDNVPTMVNLLEASHATEMSPIGVVAVVLEEVVGRITGMLVSHQTTRSLDPNNARSNQIVSALRQYELYNQTCVTIQPFSIVSPLQTVHDDIFRVAMDESATVIILPFHKHWEIDGSIGSINKCVQSMNVKVLEHAPCSVGILVDRGVLTGQLSILSSQFTYRVAVIYIGGADDAESLWYGARIAGHDNATLTVIRYLLYGCDSARERKHDNSLIDEVRQQNIENQDFVYQEQVVKDGVGLASSLRALENCFDLLIVGRNHQSQILLGLGEWSECPELGVVGDILAAPDFGSTASVLVL
- the LOC125200552 gene encoding cation/H(+) antiporter 15-like isoform X2, whose protein sequence is MEPTMAGNIAEGNRNIVCQYKDNVATFGIWITRNPLNFSLPLILLQLAAISLASLLIEIFLRPLGQSSIVAQILGGILFGPSVLGHDGIMGSILFPARSMLTLETVAVFGIMFFLFAIGVRTDTRMMVRPERQAVVLGFTAIFVTLVFSLWLTIFLATHVAMDKSLAKALPFFGAAQCLTAFANVSCLLIELKMASSDLGRIASSTAMFTDLVGMCLFITMAGVLQSAFDVKKSVQALGSAFLFVSIMVLIIRPQILKLVKKIPAGKPLGHNYVFTCFTCILIVGLITEVIGQHFMLGPLVLGFITPDGPPLGAPMISKLDLPIGKFLYPTFLTTSGIKTNIFSINLRSFAILAFVITSCCITKILAIVIASRFCNIGLQDSVVVGLVLNARGISELLMFNLWRDGGILTDQEFALSVISVVGVMAVITPLIRLLYDPARRIMPTKRRTIQHSKREAGLRILLCIHNQDNVPTMVNLLEASHATEMSPIGVVAVVLEEVVGRITGMLVSHQTTRSLDPNNARSNQIVSALRQYELYNQTCVTIQPFSIVSPLQTVHDDIFRVAMDESATVIILPFHKHWEIDGSIGSINKCVQSMNVKVLEHAPCSVGILVDRGVLTGQLSILSSQFTYRVAVIYIGGADDAESLWYGARIAGHDNATLTVIRYLLYGCDSARERKHDNSLIDEVRQQNIENQDFVYQEQVVKDGVGLASSLRALENCFDLLIVGRNHQSQILLGLGEWSECPELGVVGDILAAPDFGSTASVLVLQQQRMRGEKLINRVMKQGKESINGCY